A region of Paenibacillus thiaminolyticus DNA encodes the following proteins:
- a CDS encoding WecB/TagA/CpsF family glycosyltransferase has protein sequence MDNVTKIMGISFPQMTMDKTLHTLGEVVAEERSDLFHVVTGNPEIVMSCQQDALLRSIVDEAGLVTADGIGIVMVSRLRGGHLPERVTGCDLLLKLLETGNRKGWSFYLLGAEEETSRRAAEVIARTYPNVAIRGRHHGFFQPEEEAKIVEEIRSCAPDFLIVALGAPYAEHWIHKHREILQAKVAIGVGGSLDIIAGTVKRAPQLWQRLHAEWLYRLIQQPSRWRRQLILPRFAVRALFYRERL, from the coding sequence ATGGATAATGTCACCAAGATTATGGGGATATCGTTCCCCCAGATGACGATGGATAAGACGCTGCATACGCTTGGCGAGGTCGTCGCCGAGGAGCGTTCCGATCTGTTCCACGTCGTGACGGGGAATCCCGAAATCGTCATGTCCTGTCAGCAGGATGCGCTATTGCGCTCCATCGTGGACGAGGCGGGGCTTGTCACGGCGGACGGGATCGGCATCGTGATGGTATCCCGGCTCCGCGGCGGGCATCTTCCGGAAAGAGTGACCGGATGCGACCTGCTTCTGAAGCTGCTGGAGACCGGCAATCGGAAGGGATGGTCCTTCTATCTGCTGGGGGCCGAGGAGGAGACAAGCCGCAGGGCGGCGGAAGTTATTGCCCGCACCTACCCGAATGTGGCGATTCGGGGCAGGCATCATGGCTTTTTTCAGCCGGAGGAAGAAGCGAAGATTGTGGAAGAAATCCGCTCTTGCGCGCCTGACTTCTTAATCGTCGCGCTGGGAGCGCCTTATGCCGAGCATTGGATACATAAGCATCGGGAGATTCTGCAAGCCAAGGTCGCGATTGGCGTCGGCGGAAGCCTCGATATTATCGCCGGGACAGTGAAGCGGGCGCCGCAGCTCTGGCAAAGGCTTCACGCCGAATGGCTGTATCGGCTCATTCAACAGCCGTCGAGATGGCGAAGACAGTTAATCTTGCCTCGCTTTGCGGTGCGAGCGCTGTTTTACAGGGAAAGGTTGTAG